The following coding sequences are from one Streptomyces venezuelae window:
- a CDS encoding cupin domain-containing protein — protein MTASLIVPPGGGRTLKTPAQEVTFKATQAQGSAVSIFEVIVPPGFDVGAHVHHESQEFFYVLEGELDLMCFEPTRRTRDTWHHWRSASGERVIRAAEGGCMFVPTGTPHAFRNATDKPVKMLFQSFPSPDHEQYFEEIAEIWARGTTVDPAAVEEMRKRYDVEELTPLRYQPPTATATAAAPQPQGT, from the coding sequence ATGACTGCCAGCCTGATCGTCCCGCCCGGTGGGGGACGCACGCTGAAGACCCCGGCGCAGGAGGTGACCTTCAAGGCCACCCAGGCGCAGGGCTCCGCCGTCTCCATCTTCGAGGTGATCGTCCCGCCCGGCTTCGACGTCGGCGCCCACGTCCACCACGAGTCCCAGGAGTTCTTCTACGTCCTTGAGGGCGAGCTGGACCTGATGTGCTTCGAGCCCACCCGGCGCACCCGCGACACCTGGCACCACTGGCGCTCCGCCAGCGGCGAACGCGTCATCCGCGCCGCCGAGGGCGGCTGCATGTTCGTGCCGACCGGCACCCCGCACGCCTTCCGCAACGCCACCGACAAACCGGTCAAGATGCTCTTCCAGAGCTTCCCCTCGCCCGACCACGAGCAGTACTTCGAGGAGATCGCGGAGATCTGGGCACGCGGCACCACCGTCGACCCGGCCGCGGTGGAGGAGATGCGCAAGCGCTACGACGTCGAGGAACTCACCCCCCTGCGCTACCAGCCCCCCACCGCCACCGCTACCGCTGCGGC